A window of the Thermoproteales archaeon genome harbors these coding sequences:
- a CDS encoding CDP-alcohol phosphatidyltransferase family protein — protein MLTKFKDKFNDFFLILAKPIIRSKVPPNIVTVAGFLFSLCFLFLSLTKPPLYDVFLLVTFSLSAIMDGIDGAIARLTKKASPKGAFFDSVTDRIVDSIYVFSLFSLGIFTIGEMFVLLVGNLMISYTRARAESLGLSLASVGIAERAERIIITLVILLSYIFQLPDIVILALKMVYMGIVYVTLLQRIYYSMKHLK, from the coding sequence ATGCTCACGAAATTTAAAGATAAGTTCAACGATTTTTTCCTCATACTCGCAAAGCCAATCATAAGAAGTAAAGTTCCTCCGAACATAGTCACTGTAGCCGGTTTTCTATTCTCATTGTGTTTTCTATTCCTTTCATTAACAAAACCTCCCTTATATGATGTTTTTCTACTCGTCACATTTTCTTTATCAGCTATTATGGATGGCATAGACGGTGCTATAGCCCGTCTTACCAAAAAAGCTTCGCCGAAAGGAGCATTCTTTGACTCTGTAACCGATAGAATAGTTGATAGCATTTACGTTTTTTCTCTATTTTCGCTTGGAATATTCACTATTGGAGAGATGTTTGTTCTGCTTGTGGGGAATTTAATGATAAGCTATACAAGGGCAAGAGCTGAATCGCTAGGGCTATCTTTAGCCTCAGTGGGAATAGCTGAAAGAGCTGAGAGAATAATCATAACGCTTGTGATACTACTGTCTTACATCTTTCAACTACCAGATATTGTAATTTTAGCTCTTAAGATGGTATACATGGGAATAGTATATGTAACTCTTTTACAAAGAATATACTATTCAATGAAGCATTTGAAATGA
- a CDS encoding DUF434 domain-containing protein, which produces MESCKLFTESFIDACIDYKYLLDRGYYWESALNFVVTRYQLSKIQKNIMLRTIFSENEIKERLAKTVSLNEVRNRILIVDGYNVLATISTAFLKLPLFIGLDGFVRDITSLRRRVIRDQIIYSSLTLLISFVSRISPEKIVFLYDAQVSGSGNLALYTRIMLKRFGLEGKAHTVKRADKSSILHRKKAVVASSDSVVIMFAEEIMDLAKAVIDKYFPMGNIYDLKKIISQHYSRLNNHVMLR; this is translated from the coding sequence ATGGAAAGCTGTAAGCTATTCACTGAATCTTTTATTGATGCTTGTATCGATTACAAATACCTGCTAGACCGTGGTTATTACTGGGAATCAGCTTTAAATTTTGTCGTTACGCGTTACCAGCTAAGTAAGATCCAGAAAAATATCATGCTTAGAACGATTTTCTCGGAGAATGAAATAAAAGAGCGTCTAGCAAAAACCGTTAGCTTGAATGAAGTGAGGAATAGAATTCTTATTGTGGACGGCTATAATGTCCTAGCCACCATATCAACGGCTTTTCTTAAATTGCCGCTTTTTATAGGATTGGACGGTTTTGTTAGAGATATAACATCTCTACGCAGACGGGTCATTAGAGATCAGATAATCTATTCTTCTCTAACATTGCTTATTTCTTTCGTTTCGAGAATATCTCCAGAAAAAATCGTCTTTTTATATGATGCTCAAGTTAGTGGGAGCGGAAACCTAGCTCTCTATACGCGGATAATGTTGAAAAGATTTGGATTAGAGGGTAAAGCTCACACGGTAAAACGTGCAGATAAATCGTCTATACTTCACCGCAAGAAGGCTGTTGTCGCATCTAGCGACTCTGTAGTGATAATGTTTGCTGAAGAGATCATGGATTTGGCGAAAGCAGTCATAGACAAATATTTTCCGATGGGAAACATTTATGACTTAAAGAAAATAATATCCCAACATTATAGTAGGCTTAATAACCATGTCATGTTAAGATAA
- a CDS encoding nascent polypeptide-associated complex protein, producing the protein MRRLSPREFRRLAERMGLELGELEGVREVIIRLEDKELFFEAPKVNVMKIQNETIYQILGTPVERSLGEAEAEIEISEEDVQLVALQAGVSEEEARQALKETKGDLAKAILLLSSRKK; encoded by the coding sequence ATGAGAAGGCTATCGCCTCGTGAGTTTAGAAGATTAGCCGAGAGAATGGGATTGGAACTGGGTGAATTAGAAGGAGTCAGAGAAGTGATCATCCGACTAGAAGATAAAGAATTATTTTTTGAGGCTCCCAAGGTTAATGTAATGAAAATCCAGAATGAGACTATATACCAAATTTTAGGTACTCCTGTCGAACGATCTTTGGGCGAAGCTGAGGCTGAAATAGAAATCTCGGAGGAAGATGTTCAGCTAGTAGCGTTGCAAGCAGGCGTATCGGAAGAGGAAGCTAGACAAGCTCTAAAAGAGACGAAAGGTGATTTAGCTAAAGCTATTCTCTTGCTGTCTTCTAGAAAAAAATAG
- a CDS encoding ribosome biogenesis/translation initiation ATPase RLI: protein MRIAIIDPALCKSKRCNQECVRFCPLNRSGTKTVWIDEDKNRAVIEENLCTGCGICVKKCPYKAIKIINLPEELEEDLVFRYGPNAFKLYRLPIPKQGLVVGIIGRNGVGKTTALRILAGEIMPNLGRYDRHFEWKDIIRYFRGSELQPYFEKLSSNKIKAVHKIQAIDKIPKYVKGVVGDILERIDERNYLKKVKEVLNLDKIWDRRIEHLSGGELQKVAIAAMALREADIYLIDEPASYLDVKERLRVAKFIRSLASEDKYVIVVEHDLAVLDYTSDLIHIIYGDPGVYGIVSLPRGVRAGINTYLKGFLKEENIRIRNDPILFHLRPAPIEWRPETTLISWSKLVKELNGFRLEVKQGEVHMGEVVGILGPNGIGKTTFVKILAGILKPDEGYVAASKSITISYKPQFLSEIKYEGTLRSFFIEVTGKDPETPDLKTEIIKPLELEPLLDRSFNEMSGGELQRSLIAITMSKDADIYLLDEPMAYLDIEQRFTVAKIIKRLTEGRQVATFIVEHDIIAQDFLSMSVMVFSGIPGKKGQASAPQSLRKGMNLFLKEIGVTFRRDPDTKRPRINKEGSWLDRRQKEINEYYYVPTGEEELES, encoded by the coding sequence ATGAGAATAGCGATAATCGACCCCGCCTTATGTAAATCCAAAAGATGCAACCAAGAATGTGTAAGATTTTGTCCATTAAATAGATCAGGAACTAAAACTGTATGGATTGACGAAGACAAAAACAGGGCAGTAATAGAAGAAAATCTCTGTACAGGATGTGGAATATGCGTAAAAAAATGTCCTTACAAGGCAATAAAAATAATCAATTTACCCGAAGAGCTTGAAGAAGACCTTGTGTTTCGATATGGCCCAAATGCATTTAAATTATACAGGTTGCCGATTCCCAAGCAAGGTTTAGTCGTGGGAATTATAGGACGAAACGGCGTGGGTAAGACCACTGCTTTAAGGATATTAGCTGGAGAAATAATGCCCAATCTAGGCCGATACGATAGACATTTCGAGTGGAAAGATATAATTCGATACTTCAGAGGTTCCGAGCTGCAACCATATTTTGAGAAATTATCAAGCAATAAGATTAAGGCAGTTCATAAAATTCAAGCGATAGATAAAATACCTAAGTATGTAAAGGGCGTTGTAGGAGATATACTGGAGAGAATAGATGAAAGAAATTACTTAAAGAAAGTTAAGGAGGTTCTAAATTTAGACAAAATTTGGGATAGAAGAATCGAGCATCTCAGTGGTGGAGAGCTTCAAAAAGTTGCTATTGCCGCAATGGCGCTAAGGGAGGCAGATATATACTTAATCGACGAGCCAGCAAGCTACTTAGACGTAAAGGAAAGGCTTAGAGTAGCGAAGTTTATACGAAGCCTAGCGAGCGAAGATAAATACGTTATAGTAGTTGAACACGACCTGGCTGTGTTAGACTATACATCTGACTTAATACATATAATATATGGAGATCCTGGAGTTTACGGAATCGTTAGTCTCCCCCGAGGAGTAAGAGCCGGAATAAATACCTACTTAAAGGGTTTTCTTAAAGAAGAAAATATACGAATAAGAAATGATCCAATACTCTTTCACTTAAGACCGGCGCCTATTGAATGGCGCCCAGAAACAACGCTGATCTCCTGGTCAAAGCTAGTGAAAGAATTGAATGGATTCAGGCTTGAAGTAAAACAGGGAGAAGTTCACATGGGTGAAGTTGTAGGAATACTGGGTCCCAACGGTATAGGAAAGACCACCTTTGTAAAAATATTAGCTGGTATATTAAAGCCGGATGAAGGTTACGTAGCTGCTAGTAAATCAATAACTATAAGCTATAAACCCCAGTTTTTATCAGAAATCAAATATGAAGGCACATTAAGATCTTTCTTTATTGAGGTAACCGGTAAAGATCCCGAAACGCCTGACTTAAAAACTGAAATAATAAAACCGTTAGAGTTAGAACCGCTTTTAGACAGGTCTTTCAACGAAATGAGTGGAGGTGAGTTGCAACGTTCTCTTATAGCGATCACAATGAGTAAAGACGCGGATATTTATCTTTTAGATGAGCCGATGGCTTATCTAGATATAGAGCAAAGATTTACTGTTGCAAAAATAATAAAAAGATTAACCGAGGGAAGACAGGTTGCGACGTTTATTGTCGAGCATGACATTATAGCTCAAGACTTTTTATCTATGAGCGTGATGGTTTTCTCAGGAATACCGGGAAAAAAGGGGCAAGCCTCGGCGCCTCAAAGTCTTAGAAAGGGAATGAATTTATTCCTGAAGGAGATAGGTGTAACGTTTAGAAGAGATCCTGATACAAAAAGACCTAGGATAAACAAGGAGGGATCGTGGTTAGATAGGCGTCAGAAAGAGATAAACGAATACTATTATGTTCCAACTGGTGAAGAGGAGTTAGAGAGTTAG
- a CDS encoding THUMP domain-containing protein: protein MLKNFNLVVSTYRGRENDCISELWYFLKNLGDPRVEASRTGLPGLIVAKTSLNPFEVIEELNKIFKENPWEFRYILKILPIEVVVETDLELIAKIALDLAEKRINRDETYKIVVRKRLVTLTKEEVISKIAPKLDRKVNLTSPDKILLIEIIGEHTGVAVVDQQHVFAPQKLRRNKNNII, encoded by the coding sequence ATGCTAAAAAATTTTAATCTGGTAGTTTCGACCTACCGTGGAAGAGAAAACGATTGTATATCGGAATTATGGTATTTTTTGAAAAACCTTGGCGACCCTAGAGTAGAGGCCAGCCGTACTGGATTGCCAGGCCTTATAGTAGCTAAAACATCTCTAAATCCATTTGAGGTTATAGAAGAATTAAATAAAATATTTAAAGAAAACCCATGGGAATTCAGGTACATACTAAAAATCTTACCAATAGAAGTTGTCGTAGAGACGGATTTGGAATTAATAGCTAAAATTGCCTTAGATCTAGCCGAAAAGAGAATTAATCGTGACGAAACTTACAAGATAGTTGTTAGGAAGAGGCTCGTGACGTTAACTAAGGAGGAAGTAATAAGTAAAATAGCGCCAAAATTAGATAGAAAAGTTAACTTAACTTCACCCGATAAGATTCTTCTTATAGAAATTATAGGAGAACATACGGGGGTAGCGGTGGTAGATCAACAGCACGTATTTGCTCCTCAAAAATTAAGAAGAAATAAAAATAATATTATTTAG
- a CDS encoding alanine--tRNA ligase, whose translation MKENLVDLPFFIEKGFCKKACKSCGKTFWTLNPEQEYCGDQPCVDYTFIGNPVGTSPISLSDVRSFFIKFFEQNDHEPIRRYPVVARWRDDVYLVGASIYDFQPWVTQGIIPPPANPLVISQPSIRLTDVDNVGRTGRHLTGFEMMAHHAFNIDDTWVYWANETVEYAFRVLTEMYRIKPEEISFKFDWWSGGGNAGEDYEVLVRGLEVATLVFMHYKIENDKVIPMHNKIVDTGYGLERLAWLFKGSPTIYDAIFPEIVKYLRKEAGIEGLPSKLVEKLSPKLGRIDYKEPERVLTIKSQIAELLGISLEELDKLLEPYEYIYAVSDHTRTLVWMLGDGVVPSNTGAGYLARLLIRRSLRYIVKLGLELPLSEIVLRQVKIWSRDFPEYTELEEMIKEVIEYEERKFRETLARGKKLLENKIQKLKKSGKSSFDLDDLIVLYDSHGIPPDLVAEIAEKSNVKVSIPPDFFSLVASRHEKPGMEFKREEYPVVIDEVQYLKPTLALYYEDPELYEFEAEVVDVVKGRYIVLDKTCFYPIGGGQPYDLGEIVGEKGKCKVLKVFKIGNVILHECDTVPFHKGDKVCGYVDKERRLALRRNHTATHIILGAARRVLGFNVWQAGAEKGVERSRLDITFHRPITKEELKRIENLANKVVRENRRVKISLVDRNEAESKYGFTIYQGGVVPAAKLRIVEIENWDVEACGGLHCSSTGEIGFIKIVSTERIQDGVSRLIFKAGEAAVKHVQDTEDLLRSMLDVLGVQRERALQKLKEVIAENKSLRKTLQEYENIEISKISEELLKKALVKNQTKIVIAELDAPPDKMLKIAINTIKKSPDSLVLLVTPKGKAGPYVIMLGENTARRGIDARSINDKLLKKYLRGKGGGKRDLVRGMGELLVDLQQILDTIVEMV comes from the coding sequence ATGAAAGAAAACCTAGTCGACCTACCATTTTTCATAGAGAAAGGTTTTTGCAAAAAAGCATGTAAATCATGTGGTAAAACATTCTGGACGTTGAATCCAGAACAAGAATATTGCGGAGATCAACCATGCGTCGATTACACATTTATTGGTAATCCTGTAGGAACTTCTCCTATTTCCCTTTCGGATGTAAGAAGTTTTTTTATAAAATTTTTTGAACAAAATGATCATGAGCCGATTCGTAGGTATCCAGTGGTAGCAAGATGGCGCGACGACGTATACCTTGTAGGGGCTTCTATTTATGATTTTCAGCCATGGGTAACTCAGGGAATAATACCTCCTCCTGCTAATCCCCTAGTAATTTCTCAGCCAAGCATTAGGTTAACGGACGTTGACAATGTGGGAAGAACAGGACGACACTTAACAGGTTTTGAAATGATGGCTCACCACGCGTTTAATATAGATGATACGTGGGTGTATTGGGCTAACGAAACTGTCGAGTATGCTTTTAGAGTTTTAACTGAAATGTATAGAATTAAGCCAGAAGAGATAAGCTTTAAATTTGACTGGTGGAGTGGTGGTGGTAACGCGGGGGAAGATTACGAAGTATTAGTTAGAGGATTGGAAGTTGCTACCCTAGTTTTTATGCATTATAAAATAGAAAATGACAAAGTAATACCAATGCATAACAAGATAGTGGATACAGGTTATGGTTTAGAGAGACTGGCTTGGCTTTTTAAAGGAAGTCCGACAATTTATGATGCTATCTTTCCGGAAATAGTGAAGTATCTAAGGAAAGAAGCTGGTATAGAAGGGCTTCCAAGTAAACTAGTGGAAAAGTTATCTCCTAAATTAGGACGTATAGACTATAAGGAACCGGAGAGGGTTTTAACTATTAAAAGCCAAATAGCCGAACTTTTAGGAATAAGCCTAGAGGAGCTGGATAAACTATTAGAGCCGTACGAATACATTTACGCTGTATCAGATCACACCAGAACGCTTGTCTGGATGCTAGGCGATGGCGTAGTTCCTTCAAATACGGGAGCAGGTTATTTGGCCAGACTTCTCATAAGAAGATCGCTAAGATATATTGTAAAGCTAGGTCTTGAGCTTCCACTAAGTGAAATTGTGCTAAGACAAGTGAAAATCTGGTCACGAGACTTCCCTGAATATACGGAATTGGAGGAGATGATTAAGGAAGTTATAGAGTATGAAGAGAGAAAGTTTAGAGAAACTCTAGCTCGCGGCAAAAAACTGCTAGAAAATAAAATACAAAAACTGAAAAAATCTGGCAAATCTTCATTTGATCTTGACGATTTGATAGTTTTATATGATTCTCATGGTATACCGCCCGACTTAGTTGCTGAAATCGCCGAAAAGAGCAATGTTAAAGTTAGTATACCGCCCGATTTCTTCTCGCTTGTAGCATCTAGACATGAAAAACCGGGGATGGAATTTAAAAGAGAAGAATACCCTGTTGTTATTGACGAAGTTCAATATTTAAAGCCTACATTAGCTCTTTATTATGAAGATCCCGAATTGTACGAGTTTGAAGCTGAAGTAGTTGATGTAGTCAAGGGCAGATATATAGTCCTGGATAAGACATGCTTTTACCCGATTGGAGGCGGGCAGCCATACGATCTCGGTGAAATAGTTGGAGAAAAGGGGAAATGTAAAGTTTTAAAAGTTTTTAAAATAGGAAATGTGATACTGCACGAATGCGATACAGTGCCTTTCCATAAAGGCGATAAAGTTTGTGGATATGTAGATAAAGAGCGCAGGTTAGCTTTAAGACGTAACCATACAGCCACGCATATAATACTTGGTGCTGCGAGGCGAGTTTTAGGATTTAATGTTTGGCAAGCTGGGGCCGAGAAGGGAGTTGAACGTAGTAGGCTTGACATAACATTTCATAGGCCTATAACAAAAGAGGAGCTTAAGAGGATCGAAAATTTAGCAAATAAGGTAGTTAGAGAGAATAGGCGCGTGAAGATTAGCCTCGTTGATCGAAACGAGGCAGAAAGCAAGTATGGATTTACTATATATCAGGGCGGCGTAGTGCCCGCGGCAAAACTTAGAATTGTCGAAATCGAAAACTGGGATGTTGAGGCATGTGGGGGGCTTCATTGCTCTTCAACGGGCGAAATAGGCTTTATTAAGATTGTAAGCACCGAAAGAATCCAAGATGGAGTAAGTAGGTTAATATTTAAAGCTGGTGAGGCTGCTGTAAAGCATGTTCAAGATACTGAAGATTTGCTAAGGAGCATGCTTGATGTTTTAGGTGTTCAGCGAGAAAGAGCTCTTCAAAAGTTAAAGGAAGTTATTGCTGAGAACAAAAGTCTAAGGAAGACTTTACAAGAATATGAAAACATAGAAATATCCAAAATTAGCGAAGAGCTACTGAAAAAAGCCTTGGTAAAGAACCAAACAAAAATCGTGATAGCAGAGCTAGACGCGCCACCGGATAAAATGCTGAAAATAGCTATAAACACTATAAAAAAGAGCCCAGACTCGTTAGTACTGCTCGTAACGCCTAAAGGCAAAGCCGGACCATATGTGATCATGCTAGGCGAAAATACTGCTAGAAGAGGTATTGATGCAAGAAGTATAAACGATAAACTTTTGAAAAAATATTTAAGGGGTAAAGGTGGAGGCAAGCGAGATTTAGTCAGGGGCATGGGCGAGTTACTAGTGGATCTTCAACAAATTCTGGACACTATAGTTGAAATGGTTTAA
- a CDS encoding SAM-dependent chlorinase/fluorinase — MRRVITLLTDFGSKDHYVASMKGVILNICPRAIIIDITHDVPKFSISTAAFILKCSYKYFPKDTIHVVVVDPGVGTKRRAITVETRNYVFVGPDNGVLMMAALDDGIRRVYSISNPEILRDKISFTFHGRDIFAPVAAHITCGFKIENVGERIDNYLIPDFVQARKYDKTIEGEVVHIDDFGNVITNITRRDINSIGLNYGEKVNLRINDKEYVLPFMETFGCLEKGQPVLIIDSEEYLELCVNLGNAAELFKAKIGDRIILNRI; from the coding sequence ATGCGGAGAGTAATAACTCTATTAACCGATTTCGGTTCGAAAGACCATTATGTAGCATCGATGAAAGGAGTTATTTTAAATATTTGTCCTCGAGCGATTATAATCGATATAACCCATGACGTCCCCAAGTTTTCAATATCAACAGCCGCTTTTATCCTGAAATGTTCATACAAATACTTTCCCAAAGATACCATACATGTTGTAGTCGTGGATCCAGGGGTTGGAACGAAACGCAGAGCGATAACTGTTGAAACTAGAAACTACGTTTTCGTGGGTCCAGACAACGGCGTTCTAATGATGGCCGCTTTAGACGATGGTATACGCCGAGTTTACTCGATTTCAAACCCTGAAATATTGAGAGATAAAATCTCTTTTACCTTCCATGGCAGAGATATTTTTGCTCCAGTTGCCGCTCACATCACATGCGGTTTTAAAATAGAAAATGTCGGAGAACGAATTGATAACTATCTAATTCCCGACTTTGTTCAAGCCCGTAAATATGATAAAACGATAGAAGGAGAAGTTGTTCATATAGATGATTTTGGAAACGTTATTACGAATATAACTCGTAGGGATATAAATTCCATAGGGCTTAACTACGGAGAGAAAGTTAATCTTCGAATAAATGATAAAGAATACGTTCTTCCTTTCATGGAAACGTTCGGATGCTTAGAAAAGGGTCAGCCAGTTCTCATCATAGATAGCGAAGAATATCTTGAGCTATGCGTTAACCTAGGAAATGCCGCAGAGCTATTCAAGGCAAAAATCGGAGACAGAATTATCCTTAATCGTATATAA
- a CDS encoding PadR family transcriptional regulator, whose protein sequence is MTYKHLVKKMTIENLWLYILRLLMEKPMYGREIIQALKERFNIKSGSVTTYVVLYRMEREGLIKKIKKKGRKKRNGRAYYKPTEKGVETFHKGLEFIKFTYQRLITGEADAHEI, encoded by the coding sequence ATGACTTACAAACACTTGGTTAAAAAGATGACTATTGAAAATTTGTGGCTTTACATCCTTAGGTTATTAATGGAAAAACCTATGTATGGAAGGGAAATAATCCAAGCATTAAAGGAACGTTTCAATATTAAGTCGGGCTCTGTAACGACATATGTCGTGCTTTATAGGATGGAACGTGAAGGATTGATCAAAAAAATCAAAAAGAAGGGTCGAAAGAAGAGAAATGGAAGAGCATACTATAAGCCAACTGAAAAAGGAGTAGAAACCTTTCATAAAGGATTAGAATTTATAAAATTTACATATCAAAGACTAATCACGGGCGAAGCAGATGCTCACGAAATTTAA
- a CDS encoding alanine--glyoxylate aminotransferase family protein, with amino-acid sequence MDPLLFTPGPTNVPSRVLKAMAKPMITHRGATFRSLYSSVEDKIKQLLDTENEVFLLTASGTGGVEAAIANLVKKGTKVIVPIFGTFSERIANAVKTYGGEVITRKYKEGTGPVKEDIAALINEHLNAEILFIVYNDTSPGVMLKDIDQICKIAKDNGLITIVDGISIVGGAPVHVDAWNIDVFIGATQKCLGTPPGLSFISVSREVLEKSKNINTIYFSFELFKKFAEKRETPFTPAIPLFYALDEALKIILSEIGYKRWLELHERRAEALYKSLEVMNFIPFVHENFRSVVVISTSGHPSLECPALKSELEKKYAINISGGLGELKNKIIRVGNMGFLTWRDILTLIAAIAEILLEHGIEEDVSKALGIIGNYAAKTPIPWDG; translated from the coding sequence ATGGACCCTCTCTTATTTACTCCAGGCCCTACTAATGTCCCTTCTAGAGTGCTAAAAGCTATGGCAAAACCAATGATAACTCATCGAGGAGCAACATTCAGATCTCTCTACTCGAGTGTTGAAGATAAAATTAAACAATTATTAGATACAGAAAACGAAGTGTTCCTATTGACAGCTTCGGGTACCGGCGGTGTAGAGGCGGCAATAGCTAACCTTGTTAAGAAAGGGACGAAAGTAATAGTTCCAATTTTTGGAACTTTCAGCGAAAGAATAGCTAATGCGGTGAAGACTTATGGAGGAGAGGTGATAACGAGAAAATACAAAGAGGGTACTGGACCAGTAAAGGAAGATATTGCTGCTTTAATAAACGAGCATTTAAATGCGGAAATATTATTTATTGTATATAATGATACATCGCCAGGTGTGATGTTAAAGGATATCGATCAAATATGTAAAATTGCTAAAGACAATGGCTTAATCACTATTGTTGACGGAATTTCGATCGTAGGAGGTGCTCCTGTTCATGTTGACGCTTGGAATATTGACGTTTTTATAGGTGCAACGCAGAAATGCTTGGGGACTCCTCCAGGATTATCCTTTATAAGCGTTAGCAGAGAAGTGCTTGAAAAATCTAAAAATATAAACACAATATATTTCAGCTTTGAATTATTTAAAAAGTTTGCAGAGAAGAGGGAAACCCCATTTACACCTGCGATACCGCTTTTCTATGCACTTGATGAAGCTTTAAAGATAATTTTGTCCGAGATAGGTTATAAGCGTTGGCTGGAATTGCACGAGAGAAGGGCTGAGGCTCTCTATAAAAGCTTAGAAGTTATGAATTTCATACCTTTTGTACACGAGAACTTCAGATCTGTTGTGGTTATAAGTACGAGCGGTCATCCCTCTTTGGAATGCCCCGCTTTAAAAAGTGAATTAGAGAAAAAGTATGCCATCAACATTTCTGGAGGATTGGGAGAGCTTAAAAACAAGATAATCCGCGTAGGGAATATGGGATTCCTAACATGGCGAGACATTCTAACATTGATCGCGGCTATAGCCGAAATCTTACTAGAACATGGAATCGAGGAAGATGTTAGCAAAGCTTTAGGCATAATAGGAAACTATGCGGCTAAAACGCCAATACCCTGGGATGGTTGA
- a CDS encoding RNA 3'-terminal phosphate cyclase, giving the protein MLEIDGSYGEGGGQLLRYSVALAALLRKSVRIFNIRAKRSNPGLRPQHLNAVKTIVELVNGDVQGLKIGSTSITIKPRSRPRVSTYRVDIGTAGSISLLLQATLPVLLAAEKSIKMIIRGGTTVKWSPPIPYFQNVLLPNLQKFGVKASIKLVRRGFYPKGGGEVEVEVFPSYPLRSTKFDFFTAIKEINILSYVGNLPKHIAERQARAAIEVLRREGFNNKISKVIIDYKTPSTSKGTGILVWAVTDEGIVGGDSIGEIGKRAEIVGKEAAEKIVKVLKTGASIDPHALDNIVIYMALAEGSSMAISSELTSHAKTAMDLCSWITGASFSYEVKDKWVKIRGLGIGFKPQ; this is encoded by the coding sequence ATGCTTGAGATAGATGGTTCTTACGGTGAAGGAGGGGGGCAACTTTTAAGATATAGCGTGGCATTAGCTGCGCTTCTCAGAAAGAGTGTTAGAATTTTTAATATTAGAGCAAAAAGATCAAATCCTGGATTAAGACCTCAACATTTAAACGCCGTGAAAACAATTGTAGAACTGGTAAATGGCGATGTTCAAGGTTTAAAAATAGGATCAACCAGCATTACTATAAAGCCACGTTCAAGACCTCGAGTTAGTACTTATCGAGTGGATATAGGAACTGCTGGCAGTATCTCGCTTCTTCTGCAAGCAACACTTCCCGTCTTGCTTGCAGCCGAAAAATCTATTAAAATGATTATTAGAGGCGGCACGACAGTCAAGTGGTCGCCGCCTATTCCCTACTTCCAAAACGTTCTGCTTCCTAATCTTCAAAAGTTCGGCGTTAAAGCAAGCATTAAACTCGTTAGAAGAGGATTTTATCCTAAAGGCGGCGGAGAAGTGGAAGTAGAGGTATTCCCTTCATATCCTCTAAGAAGTACAAAGTTCGATTTCTTCACTGCCATTAAAGAAATCAATATACTGTCCTATGTAGGAAATCTTCCTAAACATATAGCTGAAAGACAGGCTCGAGCAGCGATTGAGGTTTTAAGAAGAGAAGGATTCAACAATAAAATCTCAAAAGTAATTATTGACTACAAAACTCCTTCCACTAGTAAGGGAACTGGGATATTAGTTTGGGCCGTGACAGATGAAGGTATCGTAGGCGGAGATTCTATAGGAGAGATAGGCAAACGGGCTGAAATTGTAGGTAAAGAAGCTGCTGAGAAAATCGTAAAAGTTTTGAAGACAGGTGCGTCAATAGATCCTCACGCATTAGACAATATCGTGATATACATGGCGCTTGCAGAAGGCTCTTCCATGGCTATATCCTCCGAGCTAACTTCACATGCGAAAACTGCTATGGATTTATGCAGTTGGATAACTGGAGCTAGCTTTAGTTATGAAGTAAAGGATAAATGGGTTAAGATAAGAGGATTAGGAATAGGCTTTAAACCACAATAA